GAACGGCCGCCAGCGCTTCCACGATGGCCACCAGGTACAGGCCCGGAGCGACCTTGCCGGTGGAGGCCTTGATCACGCCCATCAGATAGGGGGCACCGAAGCCGGCCAGATTGGCCACCGAGTTGATCAGCGCCACGCCCACGGCGGCCGCGCCGCCGCTGAGCAGCATATTGGGCATCTGCCAGAACACGGGAATCGCGCTCATGGTGCCCACCAGTGCCAGGACCATGGCCGTCAGCGCCACGATCACGGGGATGCTGTCCATGCCCATGGTGAAGGCCAGGGCCAGCATGCCCACAGCGCCCAGCAGGACCGAGCCCGCGAAGTGCCAGCGTACCTCGCCACGGTGGTCGGAATGGCGACCGTTGATGATCATGCCGGCCGCGCCGAGCAGATAGGCGGCACCGGCGATCCATCCCACCTGCATGGGCGAGGTGAAGCCCGCTTCGCGAATCACGGTGGGAATCCAGAAGGTCAGCGTGGAGTTGGCGCAGAGCAGGCAGAAGAACACCGCGATCAGCAGCCACACCATGGGGTTGCCGAACAGGGTGCGCCAGTCGCTGTGGCGCTCGCCCTGGGCCTTCTGGTCGATCTCGAGTTGCTGGCGCACGACGGCGCGGTCCTTGTCGGTGAGCCATTTGGCTTCCTCGGGACGGTCGGTCATGTAGAAGTAGGCAAAGATGCCGGCCAGCACCGAGGGGATGCCTTCGATGATGAACAGCCACTGCCAGCCGTGCATGCCGTGCGCGCCTGCAGCCCAGGTCATGATGCCGCCAGCCAGCGGGCCGCCGATGACGCCGGCGATGGCCGAGGCCGACATGAAGGTGCCGAAGGCCTTGGCGCGGCGCTTGGACGGATACCAGTAGGTCAGGTAGAGGATGATGCCGGGGTAGAAGCCGGCCTCGAACACGCCCATCAGAAAGCGCAGGATGTAGAACTGGGTCGGTGTCGTCACCCAGGCCTGCAAGATGCAGATCAGGCCCCAGCCTATGGTGATGCGCATCACCGTCTTCTTGGCGCCTATCTTCTGCAGCAACATGTTGGACGGTACTTCGAACAGGAAGTAGCCGATGAAGAAGATACCGGCACCCAGGCCGTAGACGGCTTCGCTGAACTTCAGGTCGTCGAGCATCTGCAGCTTGGCGAAGCCGATGTTGACGCGGTCCAGCCAGGCCAGCACCCACAGCACGCCCAGAAAGGGCAGCAGGCGCCAGGAAATCTTGGAGTAGGTGGCGTCGACCTGATCGACGGAAGCGGCAGTGCCGCTGATCGGCACATGGTGAGCACTCATGGCAAGTCCTTGTCTCGGAAATTTGTTGTTGGGTTTGCGGACACTTGCATGGTCGCGACTTGTGGCGATATGCGAAACTAAGCGCCTGCTATGAGCCGCATAGCAAAATGCATATCTCTAGGGAAAACACGTGTCTCGCAGCGAAGAACCGTTCGATACCTATTTGCTGCGCGTGCTGTGCACCTTGATCAGCGAAAAAAGCGTGTCGCGCGCGGCAATACGCCTCAATCAGTCACAACCTGCCATCAGCGCGGCGCTGCGGCGATTGCGGGCCATCTTCAACGACCCTCTGCTGGTGCGGGACAAGAACCGCATGGTCCCGACGGCACGCGCGCTTCAGGCCGTGGAGCAGGCACGTGCGGCGCTGGGCCTGATCGACGGGCTGCTGAGCGTCGGCAAGGAATTTGTGGCCGAGACCACGCAACAGCGCTTCACCATCGCCATGCCCGACTATCTGGCCCCGCCCTTCATGGCGCGTGTGGTCCAGCTCATGCGTGCGCAGGCTCCTGGCGCGAGGCTGGTCCTGCTGCCGCTGGGCCAGAACTTCGACTACGAGCAGGCCCTGCAAAGCGGCGAGGTGGATATCGTCATCGGCAACTGGCCGAGCCCGCCCGAGCATTTGCACATGTCCACGCTGCTCGAGGACGAGGTGGTCTGCCTGCTCGACGAGAAGCATGCCCTGGCCGGCCCGGGCCGGCTCACGGCCGAGCACTATCTGCAGGCCGCGCATGTGGTGTTCACGCCTTATTCGCCCGATCAGCGCGGCGTGGTGGAGAGCAGTCTGGGCACCATGCGCGTGAGCCGTGACGGCCGCGTGCAGTGCTCGCATTTCTCGATGGCGCCGGACCTGCTGGTGGGCACCGACCTGCTGCTGACCACCAGCCGCCATTTCGCGGCCTATCACGCCAGGCGGCTGCCGCTGGCCATGGTGCCTCTGCCCATGGGCAACCGCGTCATGCGCTTCTACCAGCTCTGGCATTCATCCCGGCACCGGGATGCCTCCCATATTTGGTTGCGCGCTCTGCTCAATCAGGCCTCGCAGGTGCTGACGGCGTTGACGTAGCCGGCTGCTATACGGGCTATAACAAGCCAGCACTGTGAGGCGGCAAACGCGCTTCCTACACTGGCCTCATGACTAGCACCACTACCTCCTCCATCCCCACGCTCGACGAGCTCAACGTCATGACGCACGCAGACTTTGCGGCTGCGCTCGGCGAGGTTTTTGAATACGCCCCCTGGGTGGCCGAGGCGGCCGCGCAGCAGCGTCCCTTTGCCAGCCTGGACGCACTGCACCAGGCCATGCTGGCTGCCGTGCATGGCAGCCCGCATGAGCAGACCCTGCGCTTTCTCTGTGGCCACCCCGAGCTGTCGGCCAGCGCCGTGCGCTCCGGCACGCTGACCGTTGACTCCCAGCAGGAGCAGCAAAGCGCGGGGCTGGGTGATCTGGAGCAGGCTCAGGGCGAGCGCCTGGCCTTGCTCAACGAGACCTATCGCAAGCGCCATGGCTTTCCCTTCATCGCCTGCGTGCGCCACTACACGCGCGCCGGCCTGTTTGCCGAGCTGGCCTCGCGCACCGAGCGCGGCACCGAGCAGGAGTTTGCCGAAGCCCTGCGCCAGATCGGTTTCATCAGCCGTTTGCGCCTGGCGCAGCGCGTGAGCGCCGCCAGCCTGCAGGCTGCTTGAGCCCCTATCGCCGCCCAAGCCCCGCAATGCGGGGCTTTTCTTATGCTGGCTGGCCGCTTGGCACTGTCTGTCGGGGTTCGCTGCCCATGTGCAGCAGATGCCGCATGGAGCATGCTGGCGCGGCTCGGGCTGCCTACTGCCGCAGTGGGAGTTCTCGGCGCTGGCTGAAATCCCCGCATGCTTGTGATTGAATTCGGGTTTAGACCTCATTTCTCGTTTTCATGATCGTCAGAGATCGCCCGTCGGGCTTCAAGCTGCTGTGGATTGTCCGGGGCTCGGTGCTGCAACGCATCAAAGGCGTGCTTGCCGTCAATATCGTCCTGGCCATCATCGTCACCGTGGCGCATGGCACGCTGTTTCACACCAAGATCCCCATCACGCCGATTCCGTTCACCCTGATCGGCCTGCCGCTGGCGATTTTTCTGGGCTTTCGCAACAACACCGCATATGCGCGCTATTGGGAGGGACGCAAGCTCTGGGGCGAGATCGTGATCTATGCGCGCACGCTGGCGCGCCAGTGCCTGAGCCTGATCGAGCTCGATCACCCCATAGACCCGCGCCAGCGGGCCAGCGATGTGCGGGTGCGAATGGTGCACCGGGCCGTGGCTTTTTCTCATGTGCTGCGGGCCCAGCTGCGCGGCCTCAAGGACGATGTGGCTGCCCAGCAATGGCTGACCCATGCCGAGTGGCAGCGCCTGCAGCTGCTGCCGCTGAATCAGCGTACCGATGCGCTGATGCTGGCCATGGGCAAGGATCTGGGCCAGTGCGTGCGCGACAGGCGCATAGACCCCTGTCTGGCCGTGGAGCTGGACCGCACCCTCAATGGCTTCACGACGGCCGCAGCCTCCTGCGAGCGCATCCGCAATACGCCGATTCCGTTTTCCTACACCTTGCTGCTGCACCGCACGGCCCATCTGTACTGCTTTTTGCTGCCTTTCGGCCTGGTGGACATCACGGGCTTCATGACGCCGTTTGTCGTGGCTATCGTGGCCTATACCTTCTACGGTCTCGATGTGCTGGGTGACGAGCTGGAGGAGCCGTTCGGCATGGAAAGCAACGACCTGGCGCTGGACAGCATCTGCCGCAGTATCGAGATCAGCCTCAGCCAGTCTCTGGGCGATCCCCAGGTGCCGGCACCACTCAAGCCGGTGGACTATCTGCTGACCTGAGACTCTTCGCAATACAAAGCCCTGAACTCCTCATTCAGGGCTTTGTTCTTGATGGCGGCTGACGCTAGTTCTGCCTATACCGTGGCGCGATCTTCGTCCACGGCCTTTTGCCAGGCCTGGTACAGGTCCTCGCCGGCATCGCGCACGCGGTGGCTGATGACGGGCAGTTCGCGCCGGCCTTCGGGGCGGGCCAGTTCCTCGTAGCCACGCGCGGCCGACAGATCGTAGGGCTCGCCGTCCTCGTTGGAATAGGCGAAATACACCTGCTTCACACCGGCCAGCAGCATGGCGGTGTGGCACATGGAGCAGGGATAGCCGCTGGCATACATGACGGCTCCCGACAGATCGGTGCTGCCCAGGGCCTTGGCGGCAATGCGCAGTGCCTGCATCTCGGCATGGGCCGTGGGATCACACAGATCATCGACCTGGTTGACGGCGCGTGCCAGGATCTTGCCGTCGCGTACCAGCACGGCGCCGAAGGGCCAGGTCGCGGATTCGCGGCCCTTGACATTGCCCATGGCCAGGCGGATGGACTCCAGCAGATACTTTTCGCTGTCTCGGGTGCTCATGCATGTCTCCTTGATCTTTGTGAATGGCGCAAAGATCATAGGAAGACCGGCAGGTTTCATAGTGCATGCTGGAAGCAAAACAGCACGCCGAAGCGTGCTGTTGACTTTTAGTTTTGGGTTGAATGCAGTTGCCGTGATTTTGATGAATGTTGATGCAGGCTTTTAGGCAAAGACGCCGGCGCTGTCCTGCATATGGGCCGATACCGTGCCCAGGTGGTGCAAGGTGTCGCCACCCGTCATCTCCATCTGGGTCAGGCGCTTGAAGTAGTGGCTGCCCACATATTCGTCCGTCACGCCGATGCCTCCATGCAGCTGTACGGCCTGCTGCCCGACGTAGCGCATGGACTGGCCCAGCTGCACCTTGGCGCGGGCGATGGCGACATGGCGCTCCTCGGCAGGTGCCACCAGCTTGAGCGTGCCGTAGTAGCTCATGGAGCGGGCCAGCTCCAGCTGCATCTTCATGTCGGCCACGCGGTGACGCAGGGCCTGAAAGCTGGAGATCACCACGCCGAACTGCTTGCGCTGGTTCATGTACTCGGTGGTGAGCTTGAGTGTCTGCTCCATCACGCCCACGCCTTCGGCGCACAGCGCGGCATTGGCCACATCCTGCGCCAGGGTGAGTGCCGCCACGCCGTTGGTGGTGATCAGGGTGGCAGCAGCCGACCGGCAGACCAGATCGGCCGCGCGCCCTTCGTCCTGGGTGGCATAGGGTTTGCTGATCACGCCCTCGCGACCGTTCTCGACGAGGAACAGCGCAATCTTGCCGTCGAGCTGGGCAGGCACGATGAAGGCGTCGGCCTGGTCGCCTGCAGGAACAATGTTTTTCGTAGCATCTACCGTGTAGCCATCGCCAGATTTAGAGGCTTTTGCAGCGCAAACATCAATCTGATAGCGCGCCTTGCGCTCCTGTGAAGCGAGCACCACCAGCTTTTCACCGCTGGCGATAAGGGGCAGCCAGGCTTGCTTGACGGCTTGGTCGCCGAACTGGCCGAGCAGGGCGGAAGCCACGAAGGCCTGGGTCAGCGGCTCCATCACCAGACCGCGGCCCAGCTCCTCCATGACCACCATCACATCGACCGCACCCTGGCCCAGACCGCCATATTGCTCGGGCACGGTGAGAGCCGTCAGGCCCAGTTCGGCCAGCTCGTTCCAGACCTCGCGCGAGAAGCCGCCCTGCTTGGCAATGCCCTGGCGGCGCTCGAAGGTATAGCCCTTGTCCACCCAGCGGGCCACGGCATCGCGCAGTTGTTGCTGGTCGTCGGAAAAATCGAAATCCATAGTTGTCTCCTGCCACCGGGCCGCAATTGGCGCGAAGCGCCAAACCAGCCCAGCGAAGCTCAATCTAGAACCCCCTCCCGGAGGGGGCGCGGGGGAGCAGAACGAATTCGCGCAAGCGAAACATCGTCGCCTTCACTGCTTCTGAATCAGCCCAGCACGGTTTGGGCGACGATGTTTCGCTGCACCTCGTTGGAGCCGCCATAGATGGTGGTCTTGCGCATATTGAAGTAGGTCGCGGCCAGCGGTGCATTGCCCAGCACGTTGCCGGGAAAGTCGCCCTGGTAGCCGGCTTCCATGGCTTGCTGGATATAGGGCAGGGCATAAGGGCCGGCGGCCAGCATCATCAGCTCGGAGTAGCGCTGCTGAATCTCGCTGCCCTTGATCTTGAGCAGGCCGGCGATGTCCAGCGGGTTCTTGCCCGACTTCATGGCTGAGAGCACGCGCAGCACCAGCATTTCCAGCGCGATCACATCGATCTCCAGCAGGGCGATCTGATCACGGAAGCGCTGGTCTTCCCAGACGCCTTCGGTCTTGGCAATGCGCTTGAGGCGCTCCAGCTCGCGCTTGGCACGGTTCACATCGGCGATATTCGTGCGCTCGTGGGACAGCAGGTGCTTGGCATAGGTCCAGCCCTTGTTTTCCTCGCCGATCAGCTGGTCGGCAGGCACTTCCACATTGTCGAAAAAGACCTCGTTGACTTCATGCGAGCCGTCCAGCAGCTTGATGGGGCGCACGGTCACGCCGGGCGACTTCATGTCGACCAGCAGGAAGCTGATGCCGGTCTGGGGCTTGCCCTCGTTGCTGGTGCGCACCAGGCAGAAGATCCATTCGCCGTACTGGCCCAGTGTGGTCCAGGTCTTCTGGCCGTTGACGATGTATTTGTCGCCCACGCGTTCGGCGCGGGTCTTGACGCTGGCGAGGTCCGAGCCCGAACCCGGTTCGGAATAGCCCTGGCTCCACCAGACTTCGCCGCTGGCGATGCCGGGCAGAAAGCGCCGGTGCTGCTCCGGTGTGCCATAGGCCATGATGACCGGCGCCACCATCACGGGGCCGAAGGGCACGATGCGCGGCGTGCCGGCGAGTGCGCATTCTTCCTCGAACAGATGCTTTTGTACGGCGCTCCAGCCGGGGCCGCCGAATTCCTTGGGCCAGCCGTAGCCGAGCCAGCCTTTTTTGCCCAGAATCTTGGCCCAGCGCTGCATGTCATCGCGCGTCAGGTGCAGATCGTTGCGCACCTTGTGCGCAATATCCTCGGGCAGATTTGCCCGCACCCAGCTGCGGATCTCTTCGCGAAAAGCCTGTTCTTCAGGGGTGAATGCCAAGTCCATGCGTTGTCTCCTGCAAATGCTGGAGATTTGTAGCACGCACGTTCTTTTTCTGGCTGTCCGGGTTGCGACAAATGGCGGGAAACCCCAGGGATGTGTCCCCGAGCGGCTGCGCCTGCCTGCTTTCCCTTGCCTGGCGCGCGCCAGTTTTTGGCATTGGCGCGTCGTTTGTAATGAAACAGGCCGCCAGCACTTATTGGATAAGCGCCGGCAGCTATCAGTTTCTGTTGGGACTTATTCAGCCGGGGCCGCAGGCGGTTCCACGCCCAGCGATTCGCACAGCATCTGCACGGTGGCGCGCAACTGGGCGACTTCGGATTCGAGCGCATCCACACGCTGCTGCAGGGCCGATGCATTGCCGCCCGTGCTGGCGCTGCCGGTGCTTGCCAGGGCGTTGACATCCACCGGGCCGCAAAGCAGATGGGCCCAGCGCTGTTCGCGGGCACCGGGGGCGCGCGGCAGCTGCACGACCAGCGGGCCGCCTTTTTCCTCGCTGCGTTCGCGCAGTTCGTCAAGAAAGGCCTCGACCGAGGAGATGTCGGCAAAGCGGTGCCAGCGTTCGGAGTTGATGCGCAGCTCGCCAGCGGTCTGGGGGCCGCGCAGCATCAGCAGGGCCAGCAGCACGGCCGACTGGTCGGGTACGCCAATGCCGCGCGGGAAGTTGTGTTCCCAGCGCGTGGAGCGCACGCTGCTGATCTGCACCGACAGGGTCCTGAGGCGCAGGCTGTCCAGTGCCTCCTGGGCTTCGCCCTCGCTGACCTCCATCACCGGGTCGCGGCTGGATTTCTGGTTGCAGCCCGTGACCAGGCTGTTGAGCGTGAGCGGATAGCTGTCGGGCACGGTGCGTGCCTTTTCCATCAGCGTGGCCAGAACGCGGGCCTCGATGGCGCTCAAAGGGGTGTTGCGTGGGTCAAACGGCATGGGATCTCCTCTAAAGTCTTAGGGCCGCGCACAGGAACTGGTGCAAACCCGATGGGGTTTGTCCGTCAATGCGACAATCGCCGCCCATGAAAAACATCGTGATCCTCATCTCGGGCGGCGGCTCGAACATGGCTGCCATTGTGCGTGCATCCCAGCAGCAGAACTGGGCAAAGCAGTACAACGCCCGCGTGAGCGCCGTGGTGAGCAACAAGGCCGAGGCCCAAGGCCTGGTGTTCGCGCGCAGCAACGGCATCGCCACCGAGGTTCTGGATCACAAACAGTTCGACAGCCGCGAGGCCTTTGATGCCGAACTGACGCAGGTTATCGATCGCCATGCGCCCGATCTGGTGGTGCTGGCCGGTTTCATGCGCATTCTCACGCCGGGCTTTGTTGCGCACTATGAGGGTCGGCTGATCAACATCCATCCCTCGCTGTTGCCGGCCTTCACCGGTCTGCACACCCATCAGCGTGCCATCGATGCGGGCTGCAAGTTTGCGGGCTGCACCGTGCACCGCGTGACGGCCGAACTCGACGTGGGCCCCATCCTGGAGCAGGCCGTGGTGCCCGTGCTGCAGGGTGACACGGCCGAGTTGCTGGCTGCACGCGTGCTGGTGCAGGAGCACATCATCTATCCGCAAGCCGTGCTCAATCTGATCAAGGCTTGATCAGATTTGATAGCTTCTATCTATTTATAGGTAAGCGATAGAGCCCGTCTTATGCGGATTTTTGCTCCTCGGCGGGCAGGCGGCGAAAGCGTGGCCGCTCCACGCCGTCGATCACCACCGTTTCGTTGAACATGGCCGCAGGGCGCACCCACAGGCCATGCTCGCCATAGAGCGCGCGATAAAGCGTCATGGGCTCCAGCGTTTCGCTGTGGCGCACGGTGGCTATGACTTCATAGCGCATGCCTTTGTAGTGTTCGTAGAGACCGGGCTCGGTGGTGATGAGTGCAGGCAGATCGTGGTCGGACATGATGCTTTAAAAAGATGAGCTGTCAGCGCTTGAAGGAAAAGGGCTGGAGCCTGTTTTTACTATGAATCAGTCAGCACAGTGCGCTCGCATAGATTTCTGGTGCCAGCCAGGGCCAGGGCGAGAGTGGGACAATTGCGCCCATGCATCCCAAAGCCCTTCTCGACGCTTGCTCTGAACTCGTCAAGCGCGCCCTGACATTTGAACACCCGGCCGATGCCGTGGTGTCCCGCTTTTTCCGCGAAAACCGCTATCTGGGCCCGCGCGAGCGCGCCACCCTGGCCGAAACCGTCTACACCGTGCTGCGCAAGAAGCTGCTGTTTGAAGCGCTCGCGCATTCGGGCAGCGGCGCACGCGAGCGCCGGCTGGCCATCCTGGGCTTTGCCTCCGTGCTGCGCGAGCAGGCCAAGAAGGAAGGCAAGGTCAAGAACAAGGACGGCCAGGACAGCGAGACCTTTATCAAGGCCGCGCTGACGCCCCAGGAACTCAAGTGGCTGGCTGCCTGCGACGGCGTCAAGCCCGAAGAGCTGATGGAGGCGCACCGCCACAATCTGCCCGAATGGCTGGTCGAGCCGCTCAAGGCCCAGCTGGGCG
This region of Comamonas thiooxydans genomic DNA includes:
- a CDS encoding MFS transporter, which translates into the protein MSAHHVPISGTAASVDQVDATYSKISWRLLPFLGVLWVLAWLDRVNIGFAKLQMLDDLKFSEAVYGLGAGIFFIGYFLFEVPSNMLLQKIGAKKTVMRITIGWGLICILQAWVTTPTQFYILRFLMGVFEAGFYPGIILYLTYWYPSKRRAKAFGTFMSASAIAGVIGGPLAGGIMTWAAGAHGMHGWQWLFIIEGIPSVLAGIFAYFYMTDRPEEAKWLTDKDRAVVRQQLEIDQKAQGERHSDWRTLFGNPMVWLLIAVFFCLLCANSTLTFWIPTVIREAGFTSPMQVGWIAGAAYLLGAAGMIINGRHSDHRGEVRWHFAGSVLLGAVGMLALAFTMGMDSIPVIVALTAMVLALVGTMSAIPVFWQMPNMLLSGGAAAVGVALINSVANLAGFGAPYLMGVIKASTGKVAPGLYLVAIVEALAAVLAIAFVARIQRRKNV
- a CDS encoding LysR family transcriptional regulator, which translates into the protein MSRSEEPFDTYLLRVLCTLISEKSVSRAAIRLNQSQPAISAALRRLRAIFNDPLLVRDKNRMVPTARALQAVEQARAALGLIDGLLSVGKEFVAETTQQRFTIAMPDYLAPPFMARVVQLMRAQAPGARLVLLPLGQNFDYEQALQSGEVDIVIGNWPSPPEHLHMSTLLEDEVVCLLDEKHALAGPGRLTAEHYLQAAHVVFTPYSPDQRGVVESSLGTMRVSRDGRVQCSHFSMAPDLLVGTDLLLTTSRHFAAYHARRLPLAMVPLPMGNRVMRFYQLWHSSRHRDASHIWLRALLNQASQVLTALT
- the uraD gene encoding 2-oxo-4-hydroxy-4-carboxy-5-ureidoimidazoline decarboxylase, producing MTSTTTSSIPTLDELNVMTHADFAAALGEVFEYAPWVAEAAAQQRPFASLDALHQAMLAAVHGSPHEQTLRFLCGHPELSASAVRSGTLTVDSQQEQQSAGLGDLEQAQGERLALLNETYRKRHGFPFIACVRHYTRAGLFAELASRTERGTEQEFAEALRQIGFISRLRLAQRVSAASLQAA
- a CDS encoding bestrophin family protein — its product is MIVRDRPSGFKLLWIVRGSVLQRIKGVLAVNIVLAIIVTVAHGTLFHTKIPITPIPFTLIGLPLAIFLGFRNNTAYARYWEGRKLWGEIVIYARTLARQCLSLIELDHPIDPRQRASDVRVRMVHRAVAFSHVLRAQLRGLKDDVAAQQWLTHAEWQRLQLLPLNQRTDALMLAMGKDLGQCVRDRRIDPCLAVELDRTLNGFTTAAASCERIRNTPIPFSYTLLLHRTAHLYCFLLPFGLVDITGFMTPFVVAIVAYTFYGLDVLGDELEEPFGMESNDLALDSICRSIEISLSQSLGDPQVPAPLKPVDYLLT
- a CDS encoding nucleoside deaminase gives rise to the protein MSTRDSEKYLLESIRLAMGNVKGRESATWPFGAVLVRDGKILARAVNQVDDLCDPTAHAEMQALRIAAKALGSTDLSGAVMYASGYPCSMCHTAMLLAGVKQVYFAYSNEDGEPYDLSAARGYEELARPEGRRELPVISHRVRDAGEDLYQAWQKAVDEDRATV
- a CDS encoding acyl-CoA dehydrogenase family protein, which codes for MDFDFSDDQQQLRDAVARWVDKGYTFERRQGIAKQGGFSREVWNELAELGLTALTVPEQYGGLGQGAVDVMVVMEELGRGLVMEPLTQAFVASALLGQFGDQAVKQAWLPLIASGEKLVVLASQERKARYQIDVCAAKASKSGDGYTVDATKNIVPAGDQADAFIVPAQLDGKIALFLVENGREGVISKPYATQDEGRAADLVCRSAAATLITTNGVAALTLAQDVANAALCAEGVGVMEQTLKLTTEYMNQRKQFGVVISSFQALRHRVADMKMQLELARSMSYYGTLKLVAPAEERHVAIARAKVQLGQSMRYVGQQAVQLHGGIGVTDEYVGSHYFKRLTQMEMTGGDTLHHLGTVSAHMQDSAGVFA
- a CDS encoding acyl-CoA dehydrogenase family protein, yielding MDLAFTPEEQAFREEIRSWVRANLPEDIAHKVRNDLHLTRDDMQRWAKILGKKGWLGYGWPKEFGGPGWSAVQKHLFEEECALAGTPRIVPFGPVMVAPVIMAYGTPEQHRRFLPGIASGEVWWSQGYSEPGSGSDLASVKTRAERVGDKYIVNGQKTWTTLGQYGEWIFCLVRTSNEGKPQTGISFLLVDMKSPGVTVRPIKLLDGSHEVNEVFFDNVEVPADQLIGEENKGWTYAKHLLSHERTNIADVNRAKRELERLKRIAKTEGVWEDQRFRDQIALLEIDVIALEMLVLRVLSAMKSGKNPLDIAGLLKIKGSEIQQRYSELMMLAAGPYALPYIQQAMEAGYQGDFPGNVLGNAPLAATYFNMRKTTIYGGSNEVQRNIVAQTVLG
- a CDS encoding YceH family protein — encoded protein: MPFDPRNTPLSAIEARVLATLMEKARTVPDSYPLTLNSLVTGCNQKSSRDPVMEVSEGEAQEALDSLRLRTLSVQISSVRSTRWEHNFPRGIGVPDQSAVLLALLMLRGPQTAGELRINSERWHRFADISSVEAFLDELRERSEEKGGPLVVQLPRAPGAREQRWAHLLCGPVDVNALASTGSASTGGNASALQQRVDALESEVAQLRATVQMLCESLGVEPPAAPAE
- the purN gene encoding phosphoribosylglycinamide formyltransferase, giving the protein MKNIVILISGGGSNMAAIVRASQQQNWAKQYNARVSAVVSNKAEAQGLVFARSNGIATEVLDHKQFDSREAFDAELTQVIDRHAPDLVVLAGFMRILTPGFVAHYEGRLINIHPSLLPAFTGLHTHQRAIDAGCKFAGCTVHRVTAELDVGPILEQAVVPVLQGDTAELLAARVLVQEHIIYPQAVLNLIKA
- a CDS encoding DUF1653 domain-containing protein produces the protein MSDHDLPALITTEPGLYEHYKGMRYEVIATVRHSETLEPMTLYRALYGEHGLWVRPAAMFNETVVIDGVERPRFRRLPAEEQKSA